The following proteins are encoded in a genomic region of Micrococcaceae bacterium Sec5.8:
- a CDS encoding AAA family ATPase has product MSRYVVVTDDAALPGRLRRAATGPLDGVVHQWQGARLPVWPADIRNELAEPGDLDVVVLGPGMPLDLALALTTKFETESPDVAVLLAAPADPGVVLSALRAGARDLLEPDADAPAITALLHRAVGSAGRRRSAPSDQTATGGRAGRVIAVVSPKGGVGKTTVASNLAIGLAKSAPHGTVLVDLDLQFGDVGSALAITPEHSVYDAVHGPARRDTMVLKTFLSAHPSGLYALCSPDSPAAAAELTGDDVTHLLEQLASQYRYVVVDTAPGLSDHTLAALDKATDFVFVSGPDVPGVRGMRKELDVLAELGMHPLKRHMVLNSADFKAGITLRDVESALGTSIDVVIPHSRAVALSTNQGSPLLYGAARGPATKAFQKLLARFVAPVASPRRYGPRHRIGA; this is encoded by the coding sequence GTGAGCCGGTATGTCGTAGTGACAGATGACGCTGCCCTGCCCGGCCGGCTCCGGCGTGCCGCCACCGGCCCGCTGGACGGCGTGGTCCACCAGTGGCAAGGTGCCAGATTGCCGGTCTGGCCGGCCGATATTCGCAACGAGCTGGCGGAACCCGGGGACCTCGACGTCGTGGTTTTGGGCCCGGGGATGCCGCTGGACCTGGCGTTGGCGCTGACAACAAAATTTGAAACCGAATCCCCGGACGTGGCGGTGCTGCTGGCAGCGCCGGCGGACCCCGGCGTCGTGCTCTCCGCGTTGCGTGCCGGAGCCCGCGACCTGCTGGAGCCGGACGCCGACGCACCCGCCATCACCGCCCTGCTTCACCGCGCTGTGGGCAGCGCCGGCCGCCGCCGAAGCGCACCGTCGGACCAAACCGCTACAGGGGGAAGGGCGGGACGGGTCATCGCCGTGGTCTCCCCCAAGGGTGGCGTCGGGAAAACGACAGTCGCGAGCAATCTGGCAATAGGCCTCGCCAAATCGGCGCCCCACGGCACCGTGTTGGTGGACCTGGACCTGCAGTTTGGCGATGTGGGCAGCGCGCTGGCAATCACGCCCGAGCATTCGGTGTACGACGCCGTACACGGGCCCGCGCGACGGGACACCATGGTGCTGAAAACGTTTCTGAGCGCCCATCCCAGCGGCCTTTACGCCCTTTGCTCGCCGGACTCCCCCGCCGCAGCAGCGGAATTGACCGGAGATGATGTCACCCATCTGCTGGAACAGCTGGCCAGCCAGTACCGCTACGTGGTGGTGGACACCGCACCGGGCCTCTCGGACCACACCCTTGCGGCCCTGGACAAGGCAACAGACTTCGTTTTTGTCAGCGGGCCGGATGTTCCGGGCGTCCGCGGGATGCGCAAGGAATTGGACGTACTCGCCGAGCTGGGGATGCACCCGCTCAAACGGCATATGGTGCTCAACAGCGCGGACTTCAAGGCAGGCATAACACTGCGCGATGTCGAATCAGCCCTCGGAACCAGCATCGATGTGGTGATACCGCACTCCCGTGCCGTTGCCCTCTCCACCAACCAGGGCTCTCCGCTGCTCTACGGGGCTGCCCGGGGACCGGCAACCAAGGCTTTTCAAAAACTACTCGCCCGCTTCGTTGCCCCGGTCGCCTCGCCGCGGCGGTACGGGCCACGCCACCGGATAGGTGCCTGA
- a CDS encoding ATPase, T2SS/T4P/T4SS family gives MNLAERLQAARGAAEPATAAPVRQAPATPASSAPDARSTRAPGKQQASAPQAAGSARKPAVAEAPPARDALAKLKDRAGSILFERLGTRLIDTSLTEDQLHALVQQELIEVVEAEEVPLTKDERQRLIKGVSDDVLGYGPLQRLLDDESITEIMVNGPDMIYVEQHGKLARSRVRFASEPHLRKVIERIVARVGRRIDESSPLVDARLADGSRVNAVIPPLAVNGSSLTIRKFATDPFQVHDLIGFGTLSPEMAELLNACVKARLNIIVSGGTGTGKTTLLNVLSSFIPEGERIVTIEDAVELQLQQDHVVRLESRPSNIEGKGEITIRDLVRNSLRMRPDRIVVGEVRGGETLDMLQAMNTGHDGSLSTVHSNSPRDAIARLETLVLMAGMDLPLRAVREQIASAVDVIVQLTRLRDGTRRVTHVTEVQGMEGEVVTLQDAFVFDYSAGLDLQGRFLGKPMPTGVRPKFTDRFKDLGIELSPEVFNPVPAAARAR, from the coding sequence ATGAACCTCGCCGAACGACTGCAGGCTGCCCGCGGTGCGGCCGAGCCTGCCACCGCCGCGCCAGTCCGGCAGGCTCCTGCGACGCCGGCCAGCAGCGCCCCGGACGCCCGCTCCACCCGGGCGCCCGGGAAGCAGCAAGCGTCAGCCCCCCAGGCTGCCGGTAGTGCCCGCAAACCCGCCGTGGCGGAAGCGCCCCCGGCGCGGGACGCCCTGGCCAAGTTGAAGGACCGCGCCGGCTCCATCTTGTTCGAACGGCTGGGTACCCGGCTGATTGATACCTCCCTCACGGAGGACCAGCTCCATGCCCTGGTGCAGCAGGAACTGATCGAAGTGGTCGAGGCCGAGGAAGTGCCGCTGACCAAGGATGAGAGGCAACGGCTGATTAAGGGCGTGAGCGATGACGTCCTCGGCTACGGGCCGCTCCAGCGGCTGCTCGACGACGAGAGTATCACCGAGATTATGGTCAACGGCCCGGACATGATCTATGTCGAGCAGCACGGTAAGCTCGCCCGCAGCAGGGTCCGCTTCGCCTCCGAACCACACCTCCGCAAAGTCATCGAACGGATCGTGGCACGCGTGGGCCGCAGAATCGATGAGTCCTCACCGCTGGTCGATGCACGCTTGGCCGATGGATCCAGGGTCAACGCCGTCATACCGCCCCTGGCCGTCAACGGATCGTCACTGACAATCCGTAAATTTGCCACCGACCCCTTCCAGGTCCACGATCTCATCGGTTTCGGCACGCTCTCCCCGGAAATGGCGGAGTTGCTTAACGCCTGCGTCAAAGCCCGGCTCAACATCATCGTCTCAGGCGGCACGGGAACGGGTAAGACAACCCTGCTCAACGTGTTGTCCTCTTTCATCCCCGAGGGCGAACGCATCGTCACTATTGAAGATGCCGTGGAACTGCAGCTGCAGCAGGACCACGTGGTACGGCTCGAGAGCAGGCCCAGCAACATCGAAGGCAAAGGTGAGATCACCATCCGCGATCTGGTCCGCAATTCCCTCCGCATGCGGCCCGACCGGATCGTCGTCGGTGAAGTTCGCGGCGGCGAGACCCTGGACATGCTCCAAGCCATGAACACCGGCCACGACGGTTCACTTTCCACCGTGCACTCAAACTCCCCCCGTGACGCCATCGCACGCCTCGAAACCCTCGTCCTGATGGCCGGGATGGACCTTCCCTTGCGGGCAGTCCGGGAACAGATTGCCTCCGCCGTGGATGTCATCGTGCAACTGACCAGACTTCGGGACGGCACGCGCCGCGTCACCCACGTTACCGAGGTGCAAGGCATGGAAGGAGAAGTTGTGACCCTCCAGGACGCATTTGTGTTCGATTACAGCGCGGGACTGGATCTGCAGGGCCGCTTCCTGGGCAAGCCCATGCCCACCGGGGTCCGGCCCAAATTCACAGACCGGTTCAAGGACCTCGGTATCGAACTTTCGCCCGAGGTCTTCAACCCTGTTCCCGCAGCGGCCCGGGCACGATGA